A single genomic interval of Cytophagales bacterium harbors:
- the secG gene encoding preprotein translocase subunit SecG has protein sequence MYVFIIGLIIFVCLLLVLVVLSQHTKDRGLSGTFGGPGSTQLFGVKKTGDLLENITWGLAIALIVLILSTNLPGIIDRPEEEDEGVGSVNVERAQESPISPPPNQQQNNQQSPDGAAEKKEENKLEN, from the coding sequence ATGTACGTATTTATTATCGGCCTTATCATATTTGTATGCCTTTTGCTGGTGCTTGTTGTATTGTCGCAACATACCAAAGACAGAGGACTCTCAGGCACTTTCGGTGGTCCCGGCTCTACACAGTTATTTGGTGTAAAAAAAACCGGTGATCTGCTTGAAAATATTACCTGGGGATTAGCCATCGCTTTGATAGTATTAATTCTAAGCACAAATCTACCTGGGATCATAGACAGGCCTGAAGAAGAGGACGAAGGTGTTGGGAGTGTAAACGTAGAAAGAGCCCAGGAGTCACCTATATCACCACCCCCCAATCAGCAACAGAACAACCAGCAATCTCCGGATGGAGCTGCTGAAAAAAAAGAAGAAAATAAATTAGAAAATTAG
- a CDS encoding type II toxin-antitoxin system HicB family antitoxin has translation MELEVILEPAEEGGYTVSCPILQGCISEGDSRKEALVNIKDAISLYLQAIKKEVNPFSPVFVTPGFLKT, from the coding sequence ATGGAATTAGAAGTTATTTTAGAACCGGCTGAAGAAGGCGGATATACCGTTTCCTGCCCAATCTTACAAGGATGTATTTCTGAAGGAGATTCAAGGAAAGAAGCATTGGTAAATATTAAGGACGCAATCAGTTTATATTTACAAGCCATAAAAAAAGAGGTAAACCCCTTTTCTCCTGTTTTCGTCACCCCTGGTTTCTTAAAAACATGA
- a CDS encoding AAA domain-containing protein — translation MDTEQIQAIKQRFGINGNAPSLNHAIEIAIQVAPTDMTVLITGESGSGKESFSKIIHALSPYKHGQFIAINCGAIPEGTIDSELFGHEKGAFTGAAEARKGYFEIANGGTVFLDEISEMPMGTQTRLLRVLEYGEFIRVGSSKVQKTKVRVIAATNTNLAERVQTGKFREDLYYRLNMVPISVPPLRDRGDDIILLFRKFATDFADKHRIKPVKLTDAAKERLTNFRFPGNIRQLKNIAGQISVLEMEREINDEILIKYLPEEQTSRIPAIYKNTSESTLSERDLLYRVLFDMKKDMYELKKLVFTLLKHANLDDQTLDSYNELFQNISESDPTTPLTPPEYSGGKTGQPLTPPPTHYIGGTEKVVQGNRPQIDKTTIELSKTEDISHETETESLSIQQKEKELIIKALKKNNNKRKYAARDLEISERTLYRKIKQYDLED, via the coding sequence ATGGACACAGAACAAATACAAGCCATAAAACAACGCTTTGGCATTAATGGAAACGCTCCTTCGTTAAACCATGCGATAGAAATTGCTATCCAGGTTGCACCTACTGATATGACCGTATTGATCACAGGTGAAAGCGGGAGCGGTAAGGAATCTTTTTCAAAAATTATCCATGCACTCAGCCCCTACAAACATGGACAATTTATTGCCATTAATTGTGGCGCTATCCCGGAAGGAACAATAGATTCGGAGCTGTTTGGCCACGAAAAAGGCGCTTTTACCGGTGCTGCTGAAGCAAGAAAAGGATACTTCGAAATTGCCAATGGCGGAACGGTATTTTTGGATGAGATCTCTGAAATGCCCATGGGTACACAAACGAGGCTGTTGCGTGTGCTGGAATATGGTGAGTTTATAAGGGTGGGGTCCTCAAAAGTTCAAAAAACAAAAGTAAGGGTAATTGCAGCCACGAATACCAACCTGGCAGAAAGGGTCCAAACTGGTAAATTCAGAGAAGACCTGTATTACCGTTTGAACATGGTACCGATATCTGTTCCACCTTTAAGAGACCGGGGTGATGATATCATTTTACTTTTTAGAAAATTTGCTACTGACTTCGCCGACAAGCATAGAATAAAGCCTGTCAAGCTCACTGATGCCGCTAAAGAAAGGCTTACCAATTTCAGATTTCCCGGCAATATCAGGCAATTAAAGAACATTGCCGGACAAATTTCTGTACTGGAAATGGAAAGAGAAATTAATGATGAAATACTGATCAAATACTTACCCGAGGAACAAACCAGCCGGATCCCTGCTATTTACAAAAATACCAGCGAAAGTACCCTCTCAGAAAGAGACCTTTTATACAGGGTGCTCTTCGATATGAAGAAAGATATGTACGAACTCAAAAAGCTTGTTTTCACTTTACTGAAACATGCGAATTTAGATGATCAGACATTAGATAGCTATAACGAACTTTTTCAAAATATCTCTGAAAGTGACCCCACCACCCCTCTTACTCCTCCCGAGTACTCGGGAGGAAAAACTGGCCAACCCCTAACTCCACCACCCACCCATTACATAGGAGGGACAGAAAAAGTTGTGCAGGGTAATAGACCTCAAATTGACAAAACAACCATAGAGCTTTCTAAAACAGAGGATATTTCTCACGAAACCGAAACCGAATCGCTTTCAATCCAGCAAAAAGAAAAAGAACTTATTATCAAAGCGTTGAAAAAAAATAATAATAAAAGAAAGTATGCAGCGCGGGATTTGGAAATCTCGGAACGAACTTTATATAGAAAAATCAAGCAGTATGACTTGGAAGACTGA
- the miaB gene encoding tRNA (N6-isopentenyl adenosine(37)-C2)-methylthiotransferase MiaB, producing the protein MKPKLYIETYGCQMNFADTEIVASIMQKDGYNTTSEIANADIIFVNTCSIRDKAEQRVRKRLLYFNSLKKKNPNLKIGILGCMAERLKSKLLEEEKIVDMVVGPDAYRDIPNLLKEVDDHHKAVNVYLSREETYADISPVRLNSNGVTAFISIMRGCDNMCSFCVVPFTRGRERSRDPYSIVKEARDLFDKGYREVTLLGQNVDSYKWEMEGSSGSNNDYNNNNNNGKSNGKVPPLGRPMSSGHRASIAEGRRAGTINFAQLLEKVALISPELRVRFTTSHPKDMTDEVLYTMKKYDNICKNIHLPAQSGNSRVLKLMNRTYDREWYMERIKAIRSILGDDCGITTDFITGFCTETEKEHKDTLSLMEWVEYDYAYMFTYSERPGTLAAKKYKNNIPEDIKKRRLSEIIQLQQKYALERNHLALNKIHKVLIEGFSKRSKDDLSGRNSENKVVVFPVLNGHSNAGSIQKGDYVDVLVRKCTAATLLGEIISA; encoded by the coding sequence ATGAAACCCAAACTCTACATAGAGACATACGGCTGCCAGATGAACTTTGCTGATACAGAGATCGTTGCTTCCATCATGCAAAAAGATGGATACAATACTACTTCTGAAATTGCAAATGCTGATATCATTTTTGTCAATACCTGCTCCATCAGGGATAAGGCTGAGCAGCGCGTTAGAAAAAGACTACTGTATTTCAATTCCCTGAAAAAGAAAAACCCCAATCTTAAAATAGGCATTCTCGGCTGTATGGCAGAACGTCTCAAATCAAAATTACTGGAAGAAGAAAAGATTGTAGATATGGTTGTAGGACCTGATGCTTACAGAGACATACCCAATCTTCTTAAAGAAGTTGATGATCACCACAAGGCTGTGAATGTTTATCTTTCAAGGGAAGAAACTTATGCTGACATCAGCCCGGTGAGGCTTAACTCAAACGGAGTGACGGCATTTATCTCTATCATGAGAGGCTGTGACAATATGTGTTCGTTTTGTGTTGTACCCTTTACAAGAGGCAGAGAGCGCAGCCGTGACCCCTACTCTATCGTAAAAGAAGCCCGGGATCTTTTTGATAAGGGTTATAGAGAAGTAACGCTATTAGGGCAGAATGTGGATTCTTATAAATGGGAAATGGAAGGAAGCAGTGGCAGCAACAATGACTATAACAATAACAATAACAACGGCAAGAGCAATGGCAAAGTCCCCCCTTTGGGGAGGCCGATGTCCAGTGGACATCGGGCCAGCATTGCGGAAGGCAGGAGGGCTGGTACAATAAATTTTGCCCAACTATTAGAAAAAGTAGCGCTGATAAGCCCTGAATTAAGAGTTCGGTTTACAACATCCCACCCCAAAGACATGACCGATGAGGTGCTTTATACTATGAAAAAGTACGATAACATTTGCAAGAATATACACCTGCCGGCACAAAGTGGCAATTCACGCGTTCTGAAATTAATGAACCGCACTTATGACAGAGAATGGTATATGGAACGTATTAAAGCAATAAGAAGCATATTAGGCGATGATTGCGGAATTACTACTGATTTCATAACAGGCTTCTGTACCGAAACCGAAAAAGAGCACAAAGATACGCTCTCATTAATGGAATGGGTAGAATATGACTATGCATATATGTTTACTTATTCCGAAAGACCCGGCACATTGGCAGCAAAAAAGTATAAAAATAATATCCCTGAAGATATTAAAAAAAGACGGCTTAGCGAGATCATTCAGCTGCAACAAAAATACGCATTAGAAAGAAATCACCTGGCGCTCAATAAAATTCATAAAGTCCTCATTGAGGGATTTTCAAAAAGGTCAAAAGATGATTTAAGTGGACGGAACAGTGAAAACAAGGTTGTAGTATTTCCTGTATTGAACGGACATTCGAATGCCGGTTCAATACAAAAAGGTGATTACGTAGATGTGTTGGTTAGGAAATGTACTGCCGCAACGTTATTAGGTGAAATCATTAGCGCATAG